The proteins below are encoded in one region of Winogradskyella helgolandensis:
- a CDS encoding SusC/RagA family TonB-linked outer membrane protein: protein MKLKLTWLLTLFMAFVMQFSFAQEKTVTGTVTTVADGLPLPGASVIVKGTSRGQQTDFDGKYTIQVNQGDVLVISYVGMEPGEVLIGAGSTYDVALEDANTLDEVIVVGYGTSTKDAFTGTATKIAAENIEAKTVSNISQALKGEVAGVNVITGNGAPGSDATIRIRGFGSVNGNTAPLYVVDGAPYNSDISSINAADIESTTVLKDAAATSIYGSRGANGVILITTKQGKSGSSVISVDVQTSLNSLLLPQYDVIESPEEYIELSWLALKNKGALLGQADPSAYASANLYGTAEGINNQYNIWDAQGSDLINPSTGQFNSGISRKYTPTKWSDAAFNTSVRQEANVQFSGGNEKTRFATSFGYLDDQGYAIKSSYKRYTTRINLEHKAKDWLTIGGNLAFTGGRYTNSGGDENESSSSGNIFALTSTTPRIYDIYLRDTDGNRIADPIYGGFQYDYGGEYGRRAWTNTNGIADANYNLEQTDVVTMLGNFNVGVDFTDYLKLEVRYSGQYNFSDNSSRANPYYGGSADVGGTLFKQQLTNTNQNFLQLLRFNKSFGEHGLEAFVAHESTENRFKVFGAGAQTAILPNTLDLAQYTTPFGNAYSYSQGWTLDSYFAQVNYNYAQKYYFTGSVRRDGSSRFLNDKWGTFGSVGLGWVASKEDFLSNVSFLDYLKLKGSYGVIGDQGNNLQYGWQLYNINDTADGSYSFTQGSTLANPDLTWETSKIAQVGFESTWFNDRLDLDVDYYVKNTTNLFFNQSLPGSSGSAQIQYNDGTMRNSGIEFNALVRIIKDGDFRLSAGINGELFDNEITEMPKDYYTGEPKVLDGRYSQGKSLYDWYMREWAGVDPATGAALWNLYYDDLDGDGIYGAGDTQIASMKLYTDENPNANIKKTTTSSYTEATNKYVGKSAIPKVRGGFRINTGYKGFDLTAQFSYSLGGYVYDSGYARLMENRNLIGSDNFHTDVRDSWKEPGDITNVPRISAGYNTDSQYAVTSTRFLTKADYLSLNNINLSYTLPKQAISDMNLSNVRVFVSGDNLMMLSARDGLNPSTLISSSNSGIYMPMTTFSLGAKIEF from the coding sequence ATGAAATTAAAGTTAACATGGTTATTAACGCTTTTTATGGCGTTCGTGATGCAATTTTCTTTTGCACAAGAGAAAACTGTCACAGGTACAGTTACAACAGTAGCGGATGGTTTACCCCTTCCTGGCGCTAGTGTAATTGTAAAAGGGACCTCTAGAGGTCAACAAACAGATTTTGATGGTAAGTATACCATTCAAGTCAATCAAGGAGATGTTTTAGTAATTTCTTATGTAGGTATGGAGCCTGGAGAAGTTCTTATTGGTGCTGGAAGTACTTACGACGTTGCTTTAGAGGATGCAAATACTCTAGATGAAGTAATTGTTGTTGGGTATGGTACATCAACAAAAGATGCTTTTACTGGTACTGCGACAAAAATCGCTGCCGAAAATATAGAAGCTAAAACAGTTTCTAACATCTCTCAAGCTCTTAAAGGTGAGGTTGCGGGTGTGAACGTTATTACAGGTAATGGTGCTCCAGGATCTGATGCAACAATCCGTATTCGTGGTTTTGGTTCTGTAAATGGTAACACAGCTCCTTTATACGTTGTGGATGGTGCTCCATATAATAGTGATATCTCTTCTATTAATGCAGCAGATATTGAAAGTACTACGGTATTAAAAGATGCAGCTGCAACTTCTATCTACGGATCAAGAGGGGCAAATGGTGTTATCTTAATTACAACTAAACAAGGTAAATCAGGAAGTTCTGTAATATCTGTTGATGTTCAGACAAGTTTAAACTCTTTATTGTTACCTCAATATGATGTTATTGAGTCTCCAGAAGAGTATATTGAGCTATCTTGGTTGGCACTTAAAAATAAAGGTGCTTTATTAGGCCAAGCAGATCCATCAGCATATGCAAGTGCTAACTTGTATGGTACAGCTGAAGGTATCAACAACCAATATAATATATGGGATGCACAGGGTTCTGATTTAATTAATCCTTCTACAGGTCAATTTAATTCAGGAATTTCTCGTAAGTACACTCCAACTAAGTGGTCTGACGCAGCATTTAACACAAGTGTTAGACAAGAAGCTAACGTTCAGTTTAGTGGTGGTAATGAAAAAACAAGATTTGCAACTTCTTTTGGTTATTTAGATGATCAAGGTTATGCAATTAAGTCTAGTTATAAAAGATATACTACCAGAATCAATTTAGAGCATAAAGCAAAAGATTGGTTAACTATTGGAGGTAATCTTGCATTTACAGGAGGTAGATATACTAACTCTGGTGGTGATGAAAATGAATCTAGTTCGTCAGGGAATATTTTTGCATTGACTTCTACAACACCTAGAATCTATGATATTTATCTTAGAGATACAGATGGTAATCGTATTGCTGATCCTATTTATGGAGGTTTTCAGTATGATTACGGTGGAGAATATGGTAGAAGAGCATGGACAAATACTAATGGTATTGCTGATGCAAATTATAATTTAGAACAAACAGATGTAGTTACAATGTTAGGTAACTTTAATGTTGGTGTTGATTTTACTGATTATTTAAAGTTAGAAGTTCGTTACAGTGGGCAATATAATTTTTCTGATAACTCTTCTAGAGCAAATCCATATTATGGAGGTTCTGCAGATGTTGGGGGAACGTTATTTAAACAACAACTTACAAATACAAACCAAAACTTTTTACAGTTATTACGTTTTAATAAATCTTTTGGAGAGCATGGCTTAGAGGCATTTGTTGCACATGAGTCTACTGAAAATAGATTTAAGGTGTTTGGTGCAGGTGCTCAAACAGCAATTCTACCTAATACATTAGATTTAGCGCAATATACTACACCATTTGGTAACGCATATTCTTATTCTCAAGGTTGGACATTAGATAGTTACTTTGCGCAAGTAAATTACAATTACGCACAGAAATATTATTTTACAGGTTCTGTTAGACGAGATGGTTCTTCACGTTTCTTAAATGATAAATGGGGTACGTTTGGCTCTGTAGGTTTAGGTTGGGTAGCTTCTAAAGAAGATTTCTTATCAAATGTTAGCTTCTTAGATTACTTAAAACTTAAAGGTAGTTATGGTGTAATTGGTGATCAAGGTAATAACTTACAGTACGGATGGCAATTGTATAATATTAATGATACTGCAGATGGTAGTTATTCATTTACTCAAGGTTCTACATTAGCTAACCCAGATTTAACTTGGGAGACTTCTAAAATTGCACAAGTTGGTTTTGAAAGTACTTGGTTTAATGATAGATTAGATCTTGATGTAGATTACTATGTTAAAAACACAACAAATTTATTCTTTAACCAAAGTTTACCAGGTTCTAGTGGTTCTGCTCAGATTCAATATAACGATGGTACTATGCGTAACAGTGGTATTGAATTCAACGCTTTAGTAAGAATTATTAAAGATGGAGATTTCAGATTATCTGCTGGTATTAATGGTGAATTATTTGATAATGAAATTACTGAAATGCCTAAGGATTACTATACTGGTGAGCCTAAAGTATTGGATGGTAGATATTCACAAGGAAAATCTCTTTATGATTGGTACATGCGTGAGTGGGCTGGTGTGGATCCTGCTACAGGTGCAGCATTATGGAATTTATACTATGATGATTTAGATGGTGATGGTATTTATGGTGCTGGTGATACACAAATTGCTAGTATGAAGTTGTATACAGATGAAAATCCTAATGCAAACATTAAAAAGACCACTACAAGTAGTTATACTGAAGCAACAAATAAGTATGTTGGAAAATCTGCAATTCCTAAAGTAAGAGGTGGTTTCCGTATTAATACTGGATATAAAGGTTTTGATTTAACGGCACAATTTAGTTATAGTTTAGGTGGTTATGTTTACGACTCTGGTTATGCTAGGTTAATGGAAAACAGAAACCTAATTGGTAGTGATAACTTCCATACAGATGTAAGAGACTCTTGGAAAGAACCAGGTGACATTACTAATGTACCAAGAATATCTGCTGGTTATAATACTGATTCACAATACGCTGTAACATCTACTAGATTCTTAACTAAAGCTGATTACTTATCTTTAAATAACATAAACCTTAGTTATACGCTTCCAAAGCAAGCTATTAGCGATATGAATCTTTCAAATGTGAGAGTGTTTGTATCTGGTGATAACCTTATGATGTTAAGTGCTAGAGATGGTCTGAACCCATCAACACTTATTAGTAGCTCTAACTCTGGTATATATATGCCAATGACTACATTTAGTCTTGGAGCAAAAATTGAATTTTAA
- a CDS encoding ribonuclease HII — protein MALKIQFSTFNLECGTDEAGRGCLAGPVTAAAVILPLSFKNTLLNDSKQLSEKNRTLLKPIIENTCITYGVQHIFESEIDTINILNASIKAMHGAISKLKTTPEYIIVDGNRFKPFDNIPHSTIIKGDSKYLSIAAASVLAKTYRDYYMEQIHDEFPMYNWKQNKGYPTKEHRAAIKKYGITKYHRKSFRLLPEQYKLDI, from the coding sequence TTGGCTCTAAAAATTCAGTTTTCAACTTTTAATTTAGAATGTGGCACGGACGAAGCTGGCAGAGGCTGTTTGGCTGGTCCAGTAACAGCCGCAGCTGTAATTTTACCGCTATCTTTTAAAAACACTCTATTAAACGATTCAAAACAGCTTTCTGAAAAAAACAGAACGTTATTAAAACCTATTATAGAGAATACTTGTATCACCTATGGTGTTCAACATATTTTTGAATCTGAGATCGACACCATTAACATATTGAACGCTTCAATAAAGGCAATGCATGGAGCGATTTCAAAACTAAAAACCACCCCTGAATATATTATTGTAGATGGCAATAGATTTAAACCTTTCGATAACATTCCGCATTCTACGATAATAAAAGGTGACAGTAAGTATCTGAGTATTGCAGCCGCTTCTGTATTAGCAAAAACATACAGAGATTATTATATGGAACAGATACATGACGAATTTCCCATGTACAACTGGAAACAAAACAAAGGTTACCCAACAAAAGAACACAGAGCTGCCATAAAAAAATACGGCATTACCAAATATCATAGAAAATCATTTAGATTATTACCTGAGCAATACAAATTGGATATATAA
- a CDS encoding fibronectin type III domain-containing protein has protein sequence MEIAVIKRQLILGLFFICVSACSDNDVDETENQPPSTFEVTVHPIAETSADITWSPSIDPEGSTVFYDVYLNNIKQVDNITDTTYSFEGLLENESYSGEVVASDPEGHTISAPFNFETTLNQPPSLFEITITSTNPFYPRIAWTASTDPEEGEIIYNIYLEDLLIEGESIALNQSFESLRGLTDYTGWVEAVDEQGKTTTVSFSFTTDIKIYDDDLLLSDQSMVDAFGNDGYNEIDGNLNIGSLQQNLTDITDLSLLESITSVNGNLSIRNTICTNFNGLENIDITYSYAKLTIEDNDQLINCIGLNGITTAHQVYIADNDMLLSLDGLSSLSSVTNYFWVVYNPSLNSISGLENLSNVPHTLSISNNDSLTSLIGLEGVASCGELSIIDNDSLLNLEGLNNITSSTSAVNITNNNVLQNIDGLENLSQAISLHIADNPLLSNLNGLENLTDLNHTLEISRNNALTTFSGIENINFSDNQADYHALLIWENANITDLDPMVNFAFNRGIINIQSNPQLSDFCGLTTLISGMDDFMNGYNFASNNAYNPSEMHMLNGNCSN, from the coding sequence ATGGAAATTGCAGTAATTAAAAGACAACTAATCTTAGGACTTTTCTTCATTTGTGTATCTGCGTGTTCAGACAATGATGTTGATGAAACTGAAAATCAACCTCCTTCAACTTTTGAAGTTACAGTACATCCTATTGCGGAGACTTCTGCTGACATCACTTGGAGTCCATCCATAGATCCAGAAGGAAGTACTGTATTCTATGACGTTTATCTTAACAACATAAAACAGGTAGATAACATCACAGATACAACTTACAGTTTTGAAGGATTACTAGAAAACGAAAGTTATAGTGGTGAAGTTGTAGCTTCTGATCCCGAAGGACATACAATTTCAGCACCTTTTAATTTTGAAACTACCCTAAATCAGCCTCCATCGTTATTTGAAATAACTATAACCAGCACCAACCCTTTTTATCCAAGAATTGCGTGGACTGCTTCTACTGACCCAGAAGAAGGAGAAATTATATACAATATTTATCTAGAAGACCTACTTATAGAAGGCGAATCAATAGCATTAAACCAATCTTTTGAAAGCTTAAGAGGGTTAACGGATTATACAGGTTGGGTTGAGGCTGTTGATGAACAAGGAAAAACAACAACGGTTTCATTCAGTTTTACTACGGATATTAAAATTTACGATGATGATTTATTATTAAGTGATCAATCTATGGTCGACGCTTTTGGTAATGATGGCTATAATGAAATCGATGGTAATCTTAACATAGGTAGCCTACAACAGAATTTAACCGACATTACAGATTTGTCTTTACTCGAAAGTATAACTTCAGTGAATGGGAATCTTTCTATAAGAAACACCATATGCACCAATTTTAATGGTTTAGAAAATATAGATATAACTTACTCCTATGCTAAACTAACTATTGAAGATAACGACCAATTAATTAATTGTATTGGACTCAATGGTATCACTACAGCTCACCAAGTTTATATTGCAGATAATGATATGCTTTTAAGTTTAGATGGATTATCTTCTCTAAGTTCTGTTACTAATTATTTTTGGGTAGTATATAACCCGAGTCTAAATTCAATTTCCGGATTAGAAAATTTAAGCAATGTTCCGCATACGCTATCGATCTCTAACAATGACAGTTTAACCTCGTTAATTGGTTTAGAAGGTGTTGCTAGTTGTGGAGAATTAAGCATTATTGATAATGATAGTTTATTAAACTTAGAAGGGTTAAATAATATAACCTCCAGCACTTCTGCAGTAAACATAACCAACAATAATGTTTTACAAAATATAGATGGTTTAGAAAATTTAAGTCAAGCCATATCGCTTCATATAGCTGACAATCCGCTCTTAAGTAACTTGAATGGTTTAGAAAATTTAACAGATCTTAACCATACTTTAGAAATATCTAGAAACAATGCACTTACAACATTTAGCGGCATTGAAAACATTAATTTTAGCGATAATCAGGCTGACTACCACGCGTTGCTAATTTGGGAAAACGCAAATATTACAGATTTGGACCCAATGGTAAATTTCGCGTTTAACCGAGGTATAATTAACATCCAATCGAATCCTCAGTTATCCGATTTTTGTGGTTTAACGACTCTAATTTCAGGAATGGACGACTTTATGAATGGCTACAATTTTGCGTCAAATAACGCCTATAACCCAAGTGAGATGCACATGCTTAATGGGAATTGCTCTAATTGA
- a CDS encoding nucleoid-associated protein gives MIKRQKASLRSCIIHKVGNKFNGTKNAFSDAIVEFDEATYNLMLPYLLKPFVSVAESYRFHHHSDVGLNEINIYSDQLFKEDADFVEISKHIVTHLFEQSNSAQIKTGDVLICHFENVQYEDYFTDAIGIFKIENKTEFFQTYLEDNNYDILVQKGIQAKKVDKGCLILNTSDMEGKIVFSVDNNTYDTQYWIKSFLNIRYPDDSNQHTKNCIELCREFSKEILQPNYGGQEQSNFLAKTVDFFKENEIVNIDTFKEEVFEEEDKIQLFEDYKKIYETDNKVLIRNQFDVSEVALKKQKQKIKTEIKLDTNIQIKLDVDAPDASAEYLERGYDEDKKMHFYKVFFNDET, from the coding sequence ATGATAAAACGACAAAAAGCATCCTTAAGAAGCTGTATAATTCACAAAGTTGGCAATAAATTTAATGGCACAAAAAATGCTTTTTCTGATGCTATTGTAGAATTTGATGAAGCCACTTATAATTTAATGCTACCGTATCTTTTAAAGCCTTTTGTAAGTGTTGCAGAAAGTTATCGTTTCCATCACCATAGTGATGTTGGGCTGAATGAAATTAACATCTACAGCGATCAACTTTTTAAAGAGGACGCTGATTTTGTAGAGATTTCAAAGCATATTGTAACCCATTTGTTTGAACAAAGTAATTCGGCTCAAATTAAAACAGGAGATGTCCTTATTTGTCATTTTGAAAATGTACAATATGAAGACTATTTTACCGATGCCATTGGTATCTTTAAAATTGAAAACAAAACAGAATTTTTTCAGACCTATTTAGAAGATAATAACTACGACATTTTAGTGCAAAAAGGGATTCAAGCTAAGAAGGTAGATAAAGGGTGTTTAATTTTGAATACTTCCGACATGGAAGGTAAAATTGTATTTAGCGTTGATAACAACACTTACGACACCCAATATTGGATTAAAAGTTTCCTAAACATTAGGTATCCTGACGATAGCAACCAGCACACCAAGAATTGCATAGAGCTATGCAGAGAATTTTCTAAAGAAATATTACAACCTAATTATGGAGGTCAAGAACAGAGCAACTTTTTAGCTAAAACAGTTGACTTTTTCAAAGAAAACGAAATTGTAAATATCGATACGTTTAAAGAAGAAGTTTTTGAGGAGGAAGATAAAATTCAACTTTTTGAAGACTATAAAAAGATTTATGAGACTGACAATAAAGTCCTCATTAGAAACCAGTTTGACGTTTCGGAAGTTGCTTTAAAAAAACAAAAGCAAAAGATTAAAACCGAAATTAAATTGGACACCAACATACAAATAAAACTAGATGTTGATGCACCAGATGCCTCAGCAGAATATTTAGAACGTGGTTACGATGAGGACAAAAAAATGCATTTTTATAAGGTATTTTTTAATGATGAGACATAA
- a CDS encoding ribonuclease HII, which yields MKRLGFLLIVFTFVFACQKDYNKTKQPYKFIPAESTSVIRVNELNDFVNSIENNDVLSNLYNKELKNAVLFLNNLNTTEHVYISSQDSNFLILTENDSSLFVLDSIKNIISKTLTDINIEETQIDDQTIYHKIIGNTFAGSNNLELLKTLNSENENTKLSQLIETTDEKSVASVLFKSKATNYSKLLFSDIVNKDNSSFTVLDFDYAEKGLNYNGIITSKDSSFNALDSFKNTIPQKTNSPSIAPYNTASLISISYDNFSVFNRNNNQARGSIIEVPETFLNLTDEIALIDDVLALHSLDPNLIVESIEDKLISESFRDIDIYEFGNRDFFKSNLKPFIRFENANFFSVFENFIVFSHSTETLKSILTDALNGNTLANSDAFQSISDNLSDEASLFIFKDSEELSSVLGNTMTGYNANAVQFIREDNYTHINGIIQKFKKRAASNSVAETFTTQLEATILTTPQAVKNHVSKAHDIVVQDINNILYLVSSTGNILWKKQLQGRISGQVEQIDIYKNGRLQLAFTTPNQLYILDRNGNDVSPFPLKFNDAITQPLSVFDYDKRKDYRLLVTQGKNLLMYNAKGQSVGGFNYKNDNSEIASQPKHFRIGSKDYIVFGSGEHLKILNRQGAARINVKDKIRFSGNDIYLYQNKFTTTNTLGQLIQVDTRGNLSTQNLNLTDKHKIATTSKTLVSLRENRLIIKSRTIDLDYGDYTEPRIYYLNDKIYVTTTDLQSKKVYLFDSQAKSIPNFPVFGTAAAVLEKLDNDRGLELITQSDDKTIVVYKLH from the coding sequence ATGAAGCGACTTGGTTTTTTATTAATAGTATTCACATTTGTATTTGCATGCCAAAAAGACTACAACAAAACCAAACAACCTTATAAATTTATTCCTGCTGAATCCACTTCAGTCATTCGTGTAAATGAGCTCAACGATTTTGTTAATAGTATTGAAAATAATGATGTACTCTCCAACCTATATAATAAGGAGTTAAAAAATGCCGTTTTATTTCTCAATAATCTGAACACAACCGAGCATGTTTATATCTCATCTCAAGACTCAAATTTTCTCATTCTAACGGAAAACGATAGTTCGCTCTTTGTCTTGGACTCTATTAAGAATATTATTTCAAAAACTTTGACCGATATAAACATTGAAGAAACCCAAATAGACGACCAAACCATTTACCATAAAATTATAGGAAACACTTTTGCAGGTTCAAATAATTTAGAACTTTTAAAAACACTCAATTCCGAAAACGAAAACACTAAACTTAGTCAATTAATTGAAACGACAGATGAAAAATCGGTGGCTTCCGTCCTATTTAAATCAAAGGCGACTAATTATTCTAAATTATTGTTTTCCGATATCGTAAATAAAGATAATTCAAGCTTTACCGTTTTAGATTTTGATTATGCAGAAAAAGGGCTGAATTATAACGGCATAATAACCTCTAAAGATTCAAGTTTCAACGCTCTTGACAGTTTTAAAAACACCATTCCACAAAAAACAAACTCCCCTTCAATTGCCCCTTATAATACAGCATCATTAATCAGTATTAGTTATGATAATTTTTCAGTATTTAACAGAAACAATAATCAAGCAAGGGGTAGCATTATTGAAGTCCCTGAAACCTTCTTAAACTTAACAGATGAAATTGCATTAATTGACGATGTATTAGCCCTCCATTCATTAGATCCCAACTTAATTGTTGAATCTATTGAGGATAAATTAATATCTGAATCTTTTAGAGATATCGATATTTATGAATTTGGAAATCGAGATTTCTTCAAGTCAAACCTAAAACCATTTATTCGTTTTGAAAATGCGAATTTCTTTTCTGTTTTTGAAAATTTTATTGTGTTTTCTCATTCTACCGAAACTCTAAAGTCTATTTTAACTGATGCTTTAAACGGTAATACACTCGCTAATTCAGATGCATTTCAAAGTATCAGTGATAATTTGAGTGATGAAGCATCGTTATTTATCTTCAAAGATTCTGAAGAACTATCTAGTGTTCTGGGTAACACTATGACTGGTTATAATGCCAATGCTGTTCAGTTTATACGCGAAGATAATTATACACATATTAACGGAATCATTCAGAAATTCAAAAAAAGAGCAGCTTCAAATTCTGTTGCCGAAACGTTTACAACACAACTTGAAGCGACCATCTTAACAACACCACAAGCCGTTAAAAATCATGTTTCTAAAGCACACGATATTGTAGTGCAAGATATTAATAACATACTTTATCTTGTCTCTAGCACGGGTAACATTCTCTGGAAAAAACAACTACAAGGTCGAATTTCAGGCCAAGTTGAGCAGATTGATATATATAAAAATGGTCGTTTGCAATTAGCGTTTACAACTCCAAATCAACTTTATATCTTAGATCGAAATGGTAATGATGTCTCCCCTTTCCCTTTAAAATTTAACGATGCCATTACCCAACCGCTTTCGGTTTTTGATTATGACAAACGAAAAGACTACCGATTACTTGTTACTCAAGGTAAAAACCTCTTGATGTACAATGCAAAAGGACAGTCTGTTGGCGGGTTTAATTATAAAAACGATAATTCTGAAATTGCATCTCAACCCAAACATTTCAGAATAGGAAGCAAAGATTATATCGTGTTTGGTTCTGGCGAACATCTTAAAATTTTAAACAGACAAGGTGCTGCTAGAATTAATGTAAAAGACAAGATTCGTTTTTCGGGTAATGACATTTACTTATACCAAAATAAATTTACAACGACCAACACATTAGGCCAACTGATTCAAGTAGATACTAGAGGGAATTTAAGCACACAAAACCTAAATCTTACAGACAAACACAAGATTGCCACCACTAGTAAAACTTTAGTTTCCTTAAGAGAGAATAGATTAATCATTAAATCGAGAACTATAGATTTAGATTATGGCGACTATACTGAGCCTAGAATCTATTATTTAAATGATAAAATCTATGTAACCACTACAGATTTACAATCTAAAAAGGTATATCTTTTTGATAGTCAAGCCAAATCAATTCCTAATTTTCCTGTTTTTGGTACGGCAGCTGCAGTTCTAGAAAAACTAGATAACGATAGAGGTTTGGAATTGATCACACAAAGCGATGATAAAACCATAGTGGTATACAAATTACACTAA
- a CDS encoding fibronectin type III domain-containing protein, whose product MTPIPTKEKPTYINITKSLLILVVLTALSCSTDTSNNGIPSEFEVTVNSTSVTNIDISWSESFDPEGDTISYSVYLENQEYSSHQNTRTYSFENLSISNDYEGFVIAHDPSGNERIADFSFTTTENLPPSNFEIILATPSNISIDVSWTEAIDPEGTNVSYDLYIDDTLIASNLSETSFLIENLNAATVYNLKIVAKDDIDNTTNLISNLETLDGIYQGDLSLRTQQAVNSFGELGYIEITGNLEMDGLAVFTDVTDLSPINSIKIVRGYFHINFMGTLTSLSGLGIEHVGQNFKISNNDGLNNLDGLDKLEEVFGTFQIEQNSNLQDISGINNLTTIGTTLAILNNINLITVTGFNNLNSVDSIWFQANWSLTQINAFSSVTALIGDLNLTSNTALTTLEGINNIESIGRVFIKNTLLENFNALSSLSIVGGDFDIQDNSALQNVNGLATLTEITYGNLSFFYNTSLTSLNGLENLNQIGGTINFVGNSNLSDFCALQDLMQNFSPGSSPSINNNSYNPSTTDIANGNCSN is encoded by the coding sequence TTGACTCCAATACCTACAAAAGAAAAACCAACCTACATTAATATAACAAAATCACTCCTTATACTTGTTGTGTTAACAGCATTGAGTTGCTCTACAGATACAAGTAATAATGGTATTCCTTCAGAATTTGAAGTTACTGTAAACTCAACCAGTGTTACCAATATAGATATTAGCTGGAGCGAATCCTTTGATCCAGAAGGAGACACAATAAGTTATTCGGTTTATTTGGAAAACCAAGAATATTCTAGTCATCAAAACACTAGAACTTATAGTTTTGAAAACTTATCAATCTCAAATGATTATGAAGGTTTCGTTATAGCTCACGATCCTTCTGGCAACGAGCGCATTGCTGATTTTTCATTTACAACTACTGAAAATTTACCACCAAGCAATTTTGAAATTATTTTAGCTACACCAAGCAATATTTCAATTGATGTCAGTTGGACAGAAGCTATAGATCCAGAAGGTACAAATGTTTCATACGATTTATACATTGATGATACGTTGATTGCTTCAAACCTGAGCGAGACTAGCTTTTTAATCGAAAATCTAAATGCGGCAACAGTTTACAACCTTAAAATTGTTGCTAAAGATGACATAGATAATACAACTAATTTAATTTCTAATTTAGAAACCTTAGATGGTATTTACCAAGGGGATTTAAGCCTAAGAACACAACAAGCCGTCAATAGCTTTGGAGAACTTGGATACATTGAAATCACCGGTAATTTAGAGATGGATGGACTTGCCGTGTTTACTGATGTTACGGATTTATCACCTATTAACAGCATAAAAATAGTGAGAGGGTATTTTCATATCAATTTTATGGGAACCTTAACGAGTTTATCAGGTTTAGGCATAGAGCATGTTGGTCAGAATTTCAAAATCAGTAATAATGATGGTCTAAATAATTTAGATGGCCTAGACAAATTGGAAGAAGTATTTGGTACATTTCAAATTGAACAAAATAGTAATCTTCAAGATATATCAGGCATAAACAATCTTACCACAATTGGCACAACACTAGCCATATTAAATAATATAAATCTAATTACTGTTACTGGATTTAACAATTTAAATTCTGTAGATAGTATTTGGTTTCAAGCGAATTGGTCTCTAACTCAAATTAATGCTTTCAGTAGCGTTACGGCGTTAATTGGCGATCTAAATTTAACAAGCAACACGGCGCTGACCACATTAGAGGGAATTAATAATATTGAAAGTATTGGTCGTGTATTTATAAAAAACACATTACTCGAAAATTTTAATGCGTTATCCTCCTTAAGTATTGTTGGAGGTGATTTTGATATTCAAGATAATTCGGCTTTGCAAAACGTAAATGGCCTAGCTACTCTTACCGAAATAACCTATGGTAACTTGAGTTTTTTCTATAACACAAGCCTTACAAGTTTAAATGGTTTAGAAAATTTAAACCAAATAGGCGGTACCATAAACTTTGTTGGTAACAGCAATTTATCAGATTTTTGTGCACTACAAGATTTAATGCAAAACTTCTCTCCAGGTTCTAGTCCATCAATAAACAACAACTCATATAACCCCTCAACAACTGATATTGCCAATGGAAATTGCAGTAATTAA